One part of the Nitrosophilus kaiyonis genome encodes these proteins:
- a CDS encoding PD-(D/E)XK nuclease family protein — translation MILKVFPTARSLRNYRDTLLKTDSFLPNLLTIGDFEKKAVVVKDRVLIDDDTRVVLLKNAADFKEFKNLKIEDEFFSFIKNSDYFFRFFEELSQERVDIEKLFEFDVYAEYYEHLTILEKLQKRYIKELEKNGFYDKIILPKIYKINENFIKNYERIEIFVEGILTNFELEILEKISNITELILIVKTSKYNQKAIKRFEKFGFEFEIDKEYELNITKKEIKVIKELSSPKEITSIKLSNSAMQVYFIKKKIYDFINTGLLPEKIVVIMPDESFKNYLNLFDEINNLNFAMGFDFKNRKIFKILSLFEKFISNDHIRYGYEIEKFNINELFNKWKKYIYEHIDFETYTKFINDFKEFGDEKDIEIIDEKLYEFQYIYNFLHDYSFKKKLHLFLNRLKDEKIEDNSGGKITVIGSLETRGSQFDGVIVVDFNEGKVPKPSQKDIFLDSNIRKKVGLPTSKDREDLQKYYYYELFRSAKKVSICYIENDVDTKSRFLDELDVKKEDFNEEGIKSFFIKKFQKKDNSKEIILEYDFKKTKISPTKLKDFLECKRRFYYKYIQNIEDFDIPSLIPKENEIGNIIHNILLKLYSKKRRYSDIETIQKSFFSLIEDESKNRNLFFKLHMNIWNEKIKKVLENDIKRFNEGFKVYQVERKKSINYKGFILEGKIDRIDFNDEYYQIIDYKTGKIDNKIKKDLSKVNDFQLTFYYLLSKDLGDIEGAYYYDLNEAVLKKEMQLDEKIEELGKILESLNKKNINFSKCEEEKFCRFCPYKILCDRD, via the coding sequence ATGATTTTAAAAGTTTTTCCAACTGCAAGATCCCTTAGAAATTATAGAGATACTCTATTAAAAACAGACTCTTTTTTACCAAATCTATTAACAATTGGTGATTTTGAAAAAAAAGCAGTAGTTGTTAAAGATAGAGTTTTAATAGATGATGATACAAGAGTTGTTTTATTAAAAAATGCTGCAGATTTTAAAGAGTTCAAAAATTTAAAAATAGAGGATGAATTTTTCTCATTTATAAAAAATAGTGACTATTTTTTTAGATTTTTTGAGGAATTATCTCAAGAGAGAGTTGATATTGAAAAACTTTTTGAATTTGATGTATATGCAGAATATTATGAACATTTAACTATTTTAGAAAAACTTCAAAAAAGATATATAAAAGAGTTAGAAAAAAATGGCTTTTATGACAAGATTATATTACCGAAAATTTATAAAATAAATGAAAATTTTATAAAAAATTATGAAAGAATAGAGATTTTTGTAGAAGGGATTTTGACAAATTTTGAACTTGAGATATTGGAAAAAATTTCAAATATAACTGAACTCATTTTAATAGTAAAAACAAGCAAATATAATCAAAAAGCTATAAAAAGATTTGAAAAGTTTGGTTTTGAATTTGAAATTGATAAAGAGTATGAATTAAATATTACAAAAAAAGAGATAAAGGTTATTAAAGAGCTTTCTTCTCCAAAAGAGATAACTTCTATTAAACTATCAAATAGTGCTATGCAGGTATATTTCATTAAAAAAAAGATTTATGACTTTATAAATACTGGACTTCTTCCTGAGAAAATTGTTGTAATTATGCCAGATGAAAGTTTTAAAAACTATCTAAATCTGTTTGATGAGATAAACAATCTTAACTTTGCAATGGGGTTTGATTTTAAAAATAGAAAAATTTTTAAAATATTATCTCTATTTGAAAAATTCATATCAAATGATCATATAAGATACGGTTATGAAATAGAGAAATTTAATATAAATGAGCTATTTAATAAATGGAAAAAATATATATATGAACATATAGATTTTGAAACTTATACTAAATTTATTAATGATTTTAAAGAGTTTGGAGATGAAAAAGATATAGAAATAATAGATGAGAAACTATATGAATTTCAATATATATACAATTTTTTACATGATTATAGTTTTAAAAAAAAGTTACATCTATTTTTAAATAGATTAAAAGATGAAAAAATAGAAGACAATAGTGGGGGTAAAATTACTGTAATTGGTTCACTTGAGACAAGAGGTAGCCAATTCGATGGAGTAATTGTTGTTGATTTTAATGAGGGAAAAGTTCCAAAACCAAGTCAAAAAGATATATTTTTAGATTCTAATATTAGAAAAAAAGTGGGTTTACCAACTTCTAAAGATAGAGAAGATTTACAAAAATATTACTATTATGAACTATTTCGCAGTGCAAAAAAAGTATCTATCTGTTATATTGAAAATGATGTTGATACAAAAAGTAGATTTTTAGATGAGTTAGATGTAAAAAAAGAGGATTTTAATGAAGAGGGTATAAAAAGCTTTTTTATAAAAAAGTTTCAAAAAAAGGATAATTCTAAAGAGATTATTTTAGAGTATGATTTTAAAAAAACAAAGATATCTCCTACAAAACTAAAGGACTTTTTGGAGTGTAAAAGAAGATTTTATTATAAATATATTCAAAATATAGAGGATTTTGATATTCCATCATTGATTCCAAAAGAGAATGAGATTGGAAATATTATTCACAATATCTTACTAAAACTCTATAGCAAAAAAAGAAGATATTCTGACATAGAAACGATTCAAAAAAGTTTTTTTTCATTGATTGAAGATGAGAGTAAAAATAGAAATCTTTTTTTTAAACTTCATATGAATATATGGAATGAAAAGATAAAGAAAGTATTAGAAAATGATATAAAAAGATTCAATGAAGGCTTTAAAGTATATCAAGTAGAGAGAAAAAAAAGTATAAATTATAAAGGTTTTATACTTGAGGGGAAAATAGATAGAATAGATTTTAATGATGAATATTATCAAATTATTGATTATAAAACAGGAAAAATTGATAATAAAATAAAAAAAGATTTATCAAAAGTTAACGATTTTCAGCTTACATTTTATTATCTTTTATCAAAAGATTTAGGTGATATTGAAGGTGCTTATTATTATGATTTGAATGAAGCAGTTTTAAAAAAAGAGATGCAATTAGATGAAAAAATAGAAGAACTTGGAAAAATTCTAGAAAGTTTGAATAAAAAAAATATTAATTTTAGCAAATGTGAAGAGGAGAAATTTTGTAGATTTTGTCCATATAAGATTTTATGTGATAGAGATTGA
- a CDS encoding cytochrome c oxidase, cbb3-type, CcoQ subunit, translating into MDIREVQGYLYFFFIVILTLVLYGYIVHLYRSEKKGERDYEKYGKMALDDEITSKPVEPIEKDENAKEKKEQ; encoded by the coding sequence ATGGATATTAGAGAAGTACAAGGTTACCTTTACTTCTTTTTTATCGTTATATTAACTCTTGTTTTGTATGGTTATATCGTACATCTATATAGAAGCGAGAAAAAAGGGGAGAGGGATTATGAAAAATATGGCAAGATGGCTTTGGATGATGAGATAACATCCAAGCCAGTTGAGCCAATTGAAAAAGATGAAAATGCTAAAGAAAAAAAGGAGCAGTAA
- a CDS encoding RecB-like helicase yields MERLLAYEASAGTGKTFALVVRYLSLLFLDVNPSNILALTFTNKAANEMRVKILNRLKNLKDSDELKIISQLTKIETKDILKKQPQIYKKLLDSDIKITTIDSFFTTILRKFAMHTGLSPDFSISSKEDIENLYLNFLSFVYRFNKDKNLVNLFLLERKKLKDIFSLFENLYENMVEIEFESNVVSLKGYEKEVFASFEKIKDFILNCPKASNRAQKSVLLENIDEILSKKWLEKDSLSEYSDFKKCFSDELDSYFFELKNALKSYIYAKESIYLKELYDLFLLFKEVNIKIKKDSDRLTFKDIAVFVYRLLQTSVNKDFLYFRLDSKIDHILIDEFQDTSILQYKLLEPFIEEIASGEGQKKSRSFFYVGDVKQSIYRFRGGFKELFYFVANRFHIKTIPMDTNYRSDINIVEFVNEIFEPKYKEFFGHFTKVKPNSKKSGYVEVRKSKEVLDDLVDMVKKLLNEGVLQRDIAILCFKNEEILQVEEKLKQNIQNIKVVTETSAKLLNQKNISAIVEFLKYIYFKKDIFLENFRHIFDIKNEIDIENYISLQHTPAILAKKIIKDFSIDLDENILKLIDILNGYESVGEFIFDLQRIDESVISFYEEGIKVLTIHKSKGLEFDHVIVLDRLGAPGGGGGSLVYDYDGIELKRVFFRKSGREKVDSEYRLALEKEKKLQKEDLLNSLYVAFTRAKHTLIVLQKEQKSAFEILNLKEIKTGEIVAKEEKNSEKLDKKFDFEEKFYGLQNIRTKKNKKIFTKETLFGECLHYILEMVDFSNLNSIDKALNAAYNRYGRFLEKEDFKDLKNRVENLLKNEQFKNYISSAKIYKEIPLSYKEDMKRLDLLIERDLRNIVIDYKSSKEGIYSHKKQLREYVEAVKKITKKDTDGIICYLLFDKIEFEKV; encoded by the coding sequence ATGGAAAGACTCTTAGCTTATGAAGCAAGTGCTGGTACTGGGAAAACTTTTGCTCTTGTGGTTAGATATTTATCTCTTCTTTTTCTTGATGTAAATCCGTCAAATATTTTGGCTTTAACTTTTACAAATAAAGCTGCTAATGAGATGAGAGTAAAAATTTTAAATAGATTGAAAAATCTAAAAGATTCTGATGAACTAAAAATAATTTCTCAATTAACTAAAATAGAGACTAAAGATATTTTAAAAAAACAGCCACAAATTTATAAAAAACTTTTGGATTCGGATATAAAGATAACCACAATTGATAGCTTCTTTACAACAATTTTGAGAAAATTTGCAATGCATACAGGATTGTCTCCAGATTTTAGCATATCTTCCAAAGAGGATATAGAAAATCTCTATCTAAACTTTTTAAGTTTTGTATATAGATTTAATAAAGATAAAAATTTAGTTAATCTCTTTTTATTGGAAAGAAAAAAATTAAAAGATATCTTTTCTCTTTTTGAAAATCTTTATGAAAATATGGTTGAAATTGAGTTTGAAAGCAATGTTGTTTCATTAAAAGGATATGAAAAAGAGGTTTTTGCTTCATTTGAAAAAATAAAAGATTTTATTTTAAATTGTCCAAAAGCATCAAATAGAGCTCAAAAATCTGTTCTTTTAGAAAATATTGATGAAATTTTATCAAAGAAATGGCTTGAAAAAGATAGTTTAAGTGAATATTCAGATTTTAAAAAATGTTTTAGTGATGAACTCGATAGCTATTTTTTTGAACTGAAAAATGCTTTAAAGTCTTATATCTATGCAAAAGAGAGTATATATTTAAAAGAACTTTATGATCTATTTTTACTATTTAAAGAGGTAAATATTAAAATAAAAAAAGACAGTGACAGATTAACATTTAAAGATATTGCAGTTTTTGTTTATAGACTTTTACAAACTTCAGTTAACAAAGATTTTTTATATTTTAGATTAGATTCAAAAATAGATCATATTTTAATTGATGAATTTCAAGATACTTCAATTTTACAATATAAGTTATTGGAGCCTTTTATAGAGGAGATTGCATCTGGAGAGGGACAAAAAAAGAGTAGATCTTTTTTTTATGTTGGTGATGTGAAACAGTCTATTTATAGATTTAGAGGGGGATTTAAGGAACTTTTTTATTTTGTGGCAAATAGATTTCATATAAAAACAATCCCAATGGATACAAATTATAGAAGTGATATAAATATTGTTGAATTTGTCAATGAAATTTTTGAGCCAAAATATAAAGAGTTTTTTGGTCATTTTACAAAAGTTAAGCCAAATAGTAAAAAAAGCGGTTATGTAGAGGTAAGAAAATCTAAAGAGGTTTTAGATGATTTAGTTGATATGGTAAAAAAACTATTAAATGAAGGAGTCTTGCAAAGAGATATTGCAATTTTATGTTTTAAAAATGAAGAGATTTTGCAAGTCGAAGAAAAGTTAAAACAAAATATACAAAATATAAAGGTTGTAACTGAGACAAGTGCAAAACTATTAAATCAAAAAAATATATCCGCAATTGTAGAGTTTTTAAAATATATCTATTTTAAAAAAGATATCTTTTTGGAAAATTTTAGACATATTTTTGATATTAAAAATGAGATTGATATAGAAAACTATATATCTTTACAACACACTCCAGCTATTTTGGCAAAAAAAATTATAAAAGATTTTTCAATAGATTTAGATGAAAATATATTAAAACTGATCGATATTTTAAATGGTTATGAGAGTGTTGGAGAGTTTATTTTTGATCTGCAAAGAATTGATGAGAGTGTGATTTCATTTTATGAAGAGGGAATAAAAGTATTAACAATTCATAAATCAAAAGGTTTAGAATTTGATCATGTAATAGTTTTAGATAGATTAGGCGCACCTGGAGGTGGTGGAGGTAGTTTGGTTTATGATTATGATGGAATTGAATTAAAAAGAGTTTTTTTTAGAAAAAGTGGTAGAGAAAAGGTTGATAGTGAATATAGATTAGCATTAGAAAAAGAGAAAAAGTTACAAAAAGAGGATCTCTTAAATAGTTTATATGTAGCCTTTACAAGAGCAAAACACACTTTGATTGTTTTACAAAAGGAACAAAAAAGTGCATTTGAAATACTCAATTTAAAAGAGATTAAAACTGGAGAAATTGTTGCAAAAGAAGAAAAAAATAGTGAAAAATTGGATAAAAAATTTGATTTTGAAGAGAAATTTTATGGACTTCAAAATATAAGAACGAAAAAGAATAAAAAAATTTTTACAAAAGAGACACTATTTGGAGAATGCTTGCATTATATATTAGAAATGGTAGATTTTAGCAATCTTAACTCTATTGATAAAGCATTAAATGCTGCTTATAATAGATATGGAAGATTTTTAGAAAAAGAAGATTTTAAAGATTTAAAAAATAGAGTAGAAAATCTCTTAAAAAATGAACAATTTAAAAATTATATATCTTCGGCAAAAATATATAAAGAGATTCCTCTTTCATACAAAGAGGATATGAAAAGGTTAGACCTTTTAATCGAAAGAGATTTAAGAAATATCGTTATTGATTATAAAAGTTCAAAAGAAGGAATCTATTCTCATAAAAAACAGCTTAGAGAATATGTAGAGGCTGTAAAAAAAATAACAAAAAAAGATACTGATGGAATAATTTGTTATCTTCTTTTTGATAAAATTGAGTTTGAAAAGGTTTAA
- a CDS encoding c-type cytochrome, whose translation MNWLSDNVNQLALLGAAAILILTIGVAAKYFKQIKEGKSEGELKEENWDGIGEYKNNSPIGWSLAFVGTIIWGVWYWFAGYPLNAYSQIGEYNEEVASHAAKFESKWANPTKEDLLGMGEGVYLVQCSPCHGIDATGIEGKAQDLTKRLLKKTVLAVIEQGSAALGDKAMDGKGRFGYQMGEMPPGLVSGADAEAVAEYVANGFSGNDKGAQIYANACASCHGPDGKGMGGMAPNLREYDDALIKAVLNNGKQSVIGTMPSFKGRLTAVQEKAVATYIRSLSE comes from the coding sequence ATGAATTGGTTAAGCGATAATGTAAACCAGCTCGCTTTGCTTGGTGCTGCTGCAATTTTGATCTTAACTATAGGTGTTGCAGCAAAATATTTTAAACAGATTAAAGAAGGAAAAAGCGAAGGTGAGCTGAAAGAGGAAAATTGGGATGGAATTGGTGAATATAAAAACAACTCCCCTATAGGATGGTCTTTAGCTTTTGTAGGAACTATTATTTGGGGTGTTTGGTACTGGTTTGCTGGATATCCATTGAATGCATACTCTCAAATAGGTGAGTATAATGAAGAAGTTGCTTCTCATGCTGCTAAATTTGAGAGCAAATGGGCAAATCCTACAAAAGAGGATCTACTTGGTATGGGTGAAGGTGTTTATCTTGTTCAATGCTCACCTTGTCACGGTATAGATGCTACTGGTATTGAAGGAAAAGCTCAAGATTTAACAAAAAGATTACTTAAAAAAACTGTTCTTGCTGTAATTGAGCAAGGTTCAGCTGCTCTAGGTGATAAAGCAATGGATGGAAAAGGAAGATTTGGTTATCAAATGGGAGAAATGCCTCCAGGATTAGTAAGTGGAGCAGATGCTGAAGCAGTTGCTGAATATGTAGCTAATGGCTTTAGCGGAAATGATAAAGGTGCTCAAATTTATGCAAATGCTTGTGCTAGTTGTCATGGACCAGATGGAAAAGGTATGGGAGGAATGGCTCCAAATTTAAGAGAATATGATGATGCTTTAATCAAAGCTGTTCTAAATAATGGTAAACAATCAGTTATTGGAACAATGCCGAGCTTTAAAGGAAGACTTACAGCAGTTCAAGAAAAAGCTGTAGCTACATATATACGCAGTTTGAGCGAATAA
- a CDS encoding DUF4006 family protein, producing MNENRALWGLHGLTGYFIAVVLLLSILAFLTAAAIKTQSATAHQAYEIKNPQAIKKFGPDLENEKQVVIYGSPVGGDKLHKYEFKQK from the coding sequence ATGAATGAAAATAGAGCTCTTTGGGGATTACATGGATTAACAGGATATTTTATAGCTGTTGTTTTATTGTTATCAATACTTGCATTTTTAACTGCTGCAGCTATAAAAACACAAAGTGCAACAGCACATCAAGCATATGAGATAAAAAATCCTCAAGCAATCAAAAAATTTGGTCCAGATTTAGAAAATGAAAAACAGGTTGTAATATATGGTTCTCCAGTAGGTGGAGATAAATTGCACAAATATGAGTTCAAGCAAAAATAA
- the ccoN gene encoding cytochrome-c oxidase, cbb3-type subunit I, whose translation MANSAIEYDYTVAKWFSYLAILFGILGMGIGVLIAFQLAFPELNYIAGQYSLFSRLRPIHTNVVAYGFTLSGIWATWYYVGQRVLKVSLKESPFLNGLAKLHFWLYFLTALLAVVSLLLRYTTSKEYAQFEWPLDILVVLIWVIWGISIFGLIGIRREKTLYISMWYYIATFLGVAMLYLFNNMEVPTYLVTGMGDPLHSVSMYAGSNDALVQWWFGHNAVAFVFTVPIIAMIYYYLPKESGQPVYSYKLSLLSFWGLMFVYLWAGGHHLIYSTVPDWMQTMGSIFSVILILPSWGSALNMLLTMKGEWGQLKENPLIKFMVLASTFYMLSTLEGPIQSIKSVNALAHFTDWIPGHVHDGTLGWVGFMIIAAIMHMAPRFYKREIYSKKLLEMQFWLQTTGIVLYFSSMWIAGITQGMMWRAVDQYGNLAYSFIDTVTVLHPYYTLRGIGGLFYFIGLFMWAYNFYKTMTAAKEIEKEPQFTSPMAA comes from the coding sequence ATGGCAAATTCTGCTATTGAGTATGATTATACCGTCGCAAAATGGTTTAGCTATTTAGCCATTTTGTTTGGTATTTTAGGTATGGGTATTGGCGTTTTAATTGCCTTTCAGTTAGCTTTTCCTGAGTTAAACTATATTGCTGGCCAATATAGTCTTTTTAGTAGGTTAAGACCAATTCATACAAATGTTGTAGCTTATGGATTTACATTAAGCGGTATCTGGGCTACTTGGTATTATGTTGGTCAAAGAGTTTTAAAAGTATCTTTAAAAGAGTCTCCATTTCTAAATGGTTTAGCAAAACTACATTTTTGGCTCTATTTTTTAACAGCTCTTTTAGCAGTTGTATCTTTACTTTTAAGATATACAACTTCAAAAGAGTATGCGCAATTTGAATGGCCACTTGATATTTTAGTTGTTCTTATCTGGGTTATTTGGGGGATCTCTATTTTTGGTCTTATAGGAATCAGAAGAGAGAAAACTCTTTATATATCTATGTGGTACTATATTGCTACTTTTCTTGGTGTTGCAATGTTATATCTTTTTAATAACATGGAAGTACCAACATATCTTGTAACTGGCATGGGCGATCCACTTCACTCAGTTAGTATGTATGCTGGAAGTAATGATGCATTAGTTCAATGGTGGTTTGGACACAATGCGGTTGCATTTGTTTTTACAGTTCCTATTATTGCAATGATTTACTATTATCTTCCAAAAGAGTCTGGCCAACCAGTTTATTCATATAAACTTTCACTTTTATCTTTCTGGGGATTAATGTTTGTTTATTTGTGGGCTGGTGGACACCATTTGATCTATTCAACTGTTCCTGATTGGATGCAAACAATGGGTTCAATCTTTAGTGTTATTTTGATTTTGCCTTCTTGGGGTAGTGCTCTAAACATGCTTCTTACAATGAAAGGTGAATGGGGACAATTAAAAGAGAACCCACTTATTAAATTTATGGTTCTTGCATCAACATTCTATATGCTAAGTACACTTGAAGGACCAATTCAATCAATCAAATCTGTAAATGCTCTTGCACACTTTACAGACTGGATTCCAGGACACGTACATGATGGTACTCTTGGTTGGGTTGGATTTATGATTATTGCTGCAATTATGCATATGGCACCAAGATTTTATAAAAGAGAAATTTACAGCAAAAAACTTCTAGAAATGCAATTCTGGCTTCAAACAACAGGAATTGTTCTTTATTTCTCAAGCATGTGGATTGCAGGTATTACACAAGGTATGATGTGGAGAGCAGTTGACCAATATGGTAACTTAGCTTATTCATTCATTGATACAGTAACAGTTCTACATCCATACTATACATTAAGAGGTATAGGTGGATTATTCTATTTTATAGGTCTATTTATGTGGGCATATAATTTTTATAAAACAATGACTGCGGCGAAAGAAATTGAGAAAGAACCTCAATTTACTTCACCGATGGCAGCGTAA
- a CDS encoding FixH family protein, with product MTKSKEKNYWPHFIVALVFFAIGLGVWTIKAAIDNPVELDNSYMLNYHAVDEDINDILKKQHIFEKNYDLNLLTNKINVGKNKLEIVLKDKNGKVVKNAKIDILVTRPDTTKYDKKVTAKFENRKYVADVDLEHEGRWNIIIKAKIDDAQGFKTFKLTTLQ from the coding sequence ATGACAAAATCTAAAGAAAAAAATTATTGGCCTCATTTTATAGTTGCATTAGTCTTTTTTGCAATTGGATTGGGTGTTTGGACAATAAAAGCTGCAATAGATAATCCGGTAGAATTAGATAATAGTTATATGTTAAATTATCATGCAGTAGATGAAGATATAAATGATATATTAAAAAAACAGCATATTTTTGAAAAAAATTATGATTTAAATCTATTAACAAACAAAATAAATGTAGGGAAAAACAAACTTGAGATAGTTTTAAAAGATAAAAATGGCAAAGTTGTAAAAAATGCAAAAATAGATATTTTAGTTACAAGGCCAGATACTACAAAATATGATAAAAAAGTCACTGCTAAATTTGAAAATAGAAAATATGTTGCAGATGTAGATTTAGAGCATGAAGGTAGATGGAATATCATCATAAAAGCAAAAATAGATGATGCACAAGGTTTTAAAACATTTAAATTAACAACTCTTCAATGA
- a CDS encoding TPM domain-containing protein yields MVNIKNRGLIAPIFLFFIFITSLNASFVIKNDNILPEKTVNKIEELGNELFKKTGVSVYLAAIHSLNGKTIKEYEENLSKNLNKPFILLTISINDKKIDIINSKELNNKFDKEQVLSPYPWSGTILPLLTAKSKNPKANIEAALLNGYADIVEQVANSYNVKLKSAIGSQNKIVYEILKILFYGIILLVLAKYMYGRIKRK; encoded by the coding sequence TTGGTTAATATAAAAAATAGGGGGCTAATTGCCCCTATTTTTCTTTTCTTTATATTTATAACTTCATTAAATGCTTCTTTTGTTATAAAAAATGACAATATTCTGCCCGAAAAGACAGTCAATAAAATAGAAGAATTAGGAAATGAGCTTTTTAAAAAAACTGGAGTTTCAGTATATTTAGCTGCTATTCACTCACTAAATGGAAAAACAATTAAAGAGTATGAAGAGAATTTGAGCAAAAACTTAAATAAACCTTTTATTTTATTAACTATATCTATAAATGATAAAAAAATAGATATTATAAATTCAAAAGAGTTAAATAATAAATTTGATAAAGAACAGGTTTTGAGTCCTTATCCTTGGAGTGGAACAATTTTACCTTTATTGACAGCAAAGAGTAAAAACCCAAAAGCAAACATTGAAGCTGCGTTATTAAACGGATATGCTGATATTGTAGAACAAGTTGCAAATTCATACAATGTTAAATTAAAATCAGCTATTGGAAGTCAAAACAAAATAGTTTATGAGATATTAAAAATCCTTTTTTATGGAATAATTCTTTTAGTTTTAGCAAAATATATGTATGGGAGAATAAAAAGAAAATGA
- the ccoO gene encoding cytochrome-c oxidase, cbb3-type subunit II has translation MFGWLERNPFFFAVGVFVVIAFAGLIEIIPDFAQASRPVVGTKPYSLLELAGRQVYIKDSCNACHSQLIRPFKSETDRYGMYSLTGEYAYDRPFLWGSKRTGPDLHRVGNYRTSDWHANHMWDPTSVVPGSIMPAYKHMFTNVADLETAYAEALTVKKVFNVPYDTDIDGDGKIDVPLGSFEEAKKRALDYALKVAKETKREDLVNMVKEGKIPEIVALIAYLNRLK, from the coding sequence ATGTTTGGATGGTTAGAAAGAAACCCGTTTTTCTTTGCAGTCGGTGTATTTGTAGTGATTGCATTTGCAGGATTAATTGAAATAATTCCAGATTTTGCTCAAGCTTCAAGACCAGTTGTAGGTACTAAGCCTTATAGCCTTCTTGAGCTTGCTGGAAGACAAGTATATATAAAAGATAGCTGTAACGCTTGTCACTCACAGTTAATTAGACCTTTTAAAAGCGAAACAGATAGATATGGTATGTATAGTTTAACTGGTGAGTATGCATATGATAGACCATTTTTGTGGGGTTCAAAAAGAACAGGTCCAGATCTTCACAGAGTTGGTAACTATAGAACAAGTGATTGGCATGCAAACCATATGTGGGATCCAACAAGTGTAGTTCCAGGATCAATTATGCCAGCATATAAGCATATGTTTACAAATGTTGCTGATCTTGAGACTGCATATGCAGAAGCTTTGACTGTTAAAAAAGTATTTAATGTTCCTTATGATACAGATATTGATGGTGATGGAAAAATAGATGTTCCTCTTGGAAGTTTTGAAGAGGCTAAAAAAAGAGCACTTGATTATGCTTTAAAAGTTGCGAAAGAAACAAAAAGAGAAGACCTTGTAAATATGGTTAAAGAGGGTAAAATTCCTGAAATTGTTGCTCTTATAGCATATTTAAATAGGTTAAAATAA
- a CDS encoding response regulator transcription factor yields the protein MSNCENILKNLSILYAEDEDSIREMLKDVLKNDFKKFITAKDGVEALSKFKESKFDIVITDIEMPKMDGLALASEIKKISKNTPVILLTAYSEKERLFKAIDVGITKYLVKPFAPDKLIDIICEIAKKELELDKKLKLNENLYYDKIKKDVFTNDGKRVHLTKKELQFLELLIKNRNRVVTLEEIENIIWSDEAFSEAALRALVKRVRQKTSKELIKNFPGVGYRLEIKK from the coding sequence ATGAGTAATTGTGAAAATATATTGAAAAATTTATCGATTTTATATGCTGAAGATGAAGATAGCATAAGAGAGATGCTAAAAGATGTATTAAAAAATGATTTTAAAAAATTTATAACTGCAAAAGATGGAGTTGAAGCACTTTCAAAATTTAAAGAATCAAAATTTGATATAGTAATTACAGATATTGAGATGCCTAAAATGGATGGTTTAGCTTTAGCAAGTGAGATAAAAAAAATATCAAAAAATACTCCAGTAATTCTTTTAACAGCTTATAGTGAAAAAGAGAGACTATTTAAAGCAATAGATGTTGGTATTACAAAATATCTTGTTAAGCCTTTTGCACCTGATAAGCTTATAGATATTATATGTGAAATTGCTAAGAAAGAGTTAGAGCTAGATAAAAAGCTAAAGCTAAATGAAAATCTTTACTATGATAAGATAAAAAAAGATGTTTTTACAAATGATGGTAAAAGAGTACATTTAACAAAAAAAGAGCTTCAATTTTTAGAACTTTTGATTAAAAATAGAAATAGAGTTGTTACTTTAGAAGAGATTGAAAATATTATATGGTCGGATGAAGCTTTTAGTGAAGCTGCTCTTAGAGCTTTGGTAAAAAGAGTAAGACAAAAAACCTCAAAAGAGCTTATCAAAAATTTTCCAGGTGTTGGATATCGTTTGGAAATAAAGAAATAG